A window from Desulfonatronovibrio magnus encodes these proteins:
- the glgX gene encoding glycogen debranching protein GlgX, with amino-acid sequence MKVWPGHPYPLGSTYDGSGTNFSIFSGIAQRVELCLFDSEDRETRIDLPEVTGFCWHGYLPEVKPGQRYGYRVHGPWEPENGHRCNPAKLLIDPCAKAVEGQVDWNEAVFSYKFNEGEDSINEADSAPFVPRCVVHQPVFDWNDERQIRRPWHETVIYETHVKGFTARHPGIPRELRGTYAGLAHPTSVEYFKKLGITAVELMPVHQFIHDKHLIDQGLCNYWGYNSINFFAPHNEYSSNKGPGATTQEFKHMVKTLHRSGIEVILDVVYNHTAEGNHLGPTLSFKGIDNSYYYRTMADDPRYYMDYTGTGNSLNMRNPYVLQLLMDSLRYWVLDMHVDGFRFDLASALARELHDVDKLSSFFDLIQQDPVISQVKLIAEPWDVGEGGYQVGNFPAVWSEWNGKYRDCVRDFWAGRDQTLGEFAYRLTGSSDLYANDTRQPFAGINFITAHDGFTLNDLVSYNEKHNQANMEENKDGHDNEGSWNCGAEGPTDDPDIQDMRRRQQRNFLTTLLISQGVPMLLGGDEISRTQQGNNNAYCQDNEISWYDWENADEQLFEFVRGLIAYYHNHPVFRRRRWFQGRKIHGQDISDIAWFTHAGEQMAEEQWGQDYAKSMAVYLNGGAIPNPNPKGEPVTDNSFYLIFNAHHEELEFILPPETWGTTWKKELDTSTGWVDNEEILKPGQKLTVIARSIVVLRHAS; translated from the coding sequence ATGAAAGTATGGCCGGGACACCCTTATCCATTAGGGTCAACTTATGACGGATCAGGAACAAATTTTTCCATTTTTTCCGGAATAGCCCAAAGAGTTGAGTTGTGCCTGTTTGATTCAGAAGACAGGGAAACCAGAATTGACCTTCCAGAGGTAACAGGTTTCTGCTGGCATGGCTACCTGCCTGAAGTCAAACCTGGTCAGCGTTACGGCTACCGGGTCCACGGACCATGGGAGCCTGAAAATGGACACCGCTGCAATCCGGCCAAACTGCTCATTGATCCCTGCGCCAAAGCTGTTGAAGGACAGGTTGACTGGAATGAAGCTGTGTTTTCCTATAAATTCAATGAAGGTGAAGACAGTATCAACGAAGCTGACAGTGCTCCGTTTGTTCCTCGCTGCGTAGTTCACCAGCCAGTCTTTGACTGGAATGATGAGCGCCAAATTCGCCGACCATGGCATGAAACAGTGATTTATGAAACACATGTCAAAGGCTTTACCGCGAGACATCCGGGAATCCCCCGGGAACTGCGCGGGACATATGCCGGACTGGCCCACCCCACCAGCGTTGAATACTTTAAGAAGCTGGGAATAACTGCTGTGGAACTGATGCCTGTTCACCAGTTCATTCATGACAAGCACCTCATTGACCAAGGTCTTTGCAATTACTGGGGATATAACTCCATTAATTTTTTTGCTCCGCATAACGAATACTCTTCAAACAAAGGTCCCGGAGCAACAACCCAGGAGTTCAAGCATATGGTCAAAACCCTGCACCGGTCTGGAATCGAAGTGATCCTGGACGTTGTCTACAATCATACCGCGGAAGGCAATCATCTGGGTCCCACCCTTTCTTTCAAAGGAATCGACAACAGCTATTACTACCGGACCATGGCCGATGATCCGCGTTACTACATGGACTACACCGGCACAGGTAACAGCCTGAATATGCGCAACCCCTACGTCCTGCAGCTTCTGATGGATTCTCTGCGTTACTGGGTTTTAGATATGCATGTGGACGGGTTTCGCTTTGACCTGGCCTCAGCCCTGGCTCGCGAGCTGCACGATGTAGACAAGCTGTCTTCATTTTTTGATCTTATCCAGCAGGACCCGGTCATCAGCCAGGTGAAGCTCATTGCCGAACCCTGGGATGTGGGTGAAGGAGGATATCAGGTGGGTAACTTTCCGGCAGTATGGTCTGAATGGAACGGCAAATACCGCGATTGCGTCCGTGATTTCTGGGCTGGACGCGACCAGACTCTTGGAGAGTTTGCCTACCGCCTTACAGGCAGTTCTGATCTCTATGCCAATGATACTCGCCAGCCTTTTGCCGGCATCAATTTTATTACAGCCCATGACGGCTTCACTCTTAACGATCTGGTATCCTACAATGAAAAACACAATCAGGCCAATATGGAAGAAAACAAAGACGGCCACGATAACGAAGGTTCATGGAACTGCGGCGCGGAAGGACCCACTGATGATCCTGATATTCAGGACATGCGTCGCAGGCAGCAACGCAACTTTCTGACCACTCTGCTTATTTCTCAGGGAGTCCCCATGCTTCTCGGCGGCGATGAAATCAGCCGAACCCAGCAGGGTAATAACAATGCCTACTGTCAGGATAATGAAATATCCTGGTACGACTGGGAGAATGCTGATGAGCAACTCTTTGAGTTTGTCAGAGGGCTTATTGCCTATTACCATAATCACCCGGTATTCAGAAGAAGGCGCTGGTTTCAGGGCCGAAAGATTCATGGCCAGGACATTTCCGATATAGCATGGTTTACTCATGCCGGGGAACAGATGGCTGAAGAACAATGGGGGCAGGATTACGCCAAATCCATGGCAGTGTACCTTAACGGAGGCGCAATCCCCAATCCCAACCCCAAGGGTGAACCTGTTACAGACAATAGTTTTTACCTTATATTCAACGCCCATCATGAAGAACTGGAATTTATCCTGCCTCCTGAAACATGGGGAACGACCTGGAAAAAGGAACTGGATACCAGCACAGGGTGGGTGGACAATGAAGAAATACTTAAACCCGGGCAAAAGTTGACAGTAATTGCCCGATCTATAGTGGTGCTTCGTCATGCCTCATAA
- the otsB gene encoding trehalose-phosphatase gives MSKNYVIISRPDYDAVIFDLDGVITRTANVHFRAWKKMFDAYLENSHKNQKTFSDEDYRRYVDGKPRHEGILSFLKSRGINLPMGDEHDDPEVETVHGLGKRKNRYFNHIIRHEGVKVYEPAVKLIKKLRSSGFKTSIVTSSKNCSAVLEAAGIAGLFDHKTDGNDAQELGLKGKPAPDIFLESAEKIGVSPQRAVVLEDAVSGVQAGRNGGFGLVIGVDRTGHSKDLRENGAHVAVTDLSSIKVQSSLSGTKEIPSALERFQEIADSFKNKQVAVFLDYDGTLTPIVDDPDKALLPDDTQSILIELADIVPVAVISGRDRPDVRRLVGLNNIYYAGSHGFDIAGPDQKETHPERVEEFLPELDKAEEKIRSNIADIDGAWVERKKFSIAVHYRKVKETDIKQVKKAVENVSGDHHKLSISGGKKIFEFKPEINWHKGKALLWLLDKLDLDKHQVIALYIGDDVTDEDAFDVLKGKGIGVVVMEKPRDTKADYRLQSPEEVGIFLEKIIQTQKGSQ, from the coding sequence ATGAGTAAAAATTATGTTATAATTTCCAGACCTGATTATGACGCGGTCATTTTTGATTTGGACGGAGTCATCACCAGAACGGCAAACGTTCATTTCAGGGCCTGGAAAAAAATGTTTGATGCATATCTGGAAAACAGCCACAAAAACCAGAAGACATTCAGTGATGAAGACTACCGCAGATATGTGGATGGAAAACCAAGACATGAAGGCATCCTAAGTTTTCTTAAGTCCAGAGGAATCAATCTTCCCATGGGAGATGAGCATGACGACCCGGAAGTGGAAACCGTACATGGGCTGGGAAAACGCAAAAACCGGTATTTCAACCATATTATTAGACACGAAGGAGTTAAAGTATACGAACCAGCTGTTAAGCTAATCAAAAAGTTGCGATCTTCAGGTTTTAAAACTTCAATTGTCACCTCAAGCAAAAACTGCTCTGCTGTTCTTGAGGCTGCTGGAATAGCCGGACTTTTCGACCACAAAACAGACGGAAATGATGCGCAAGAACTGGGGCTCAAAGGCAAACCAGCCCCGGATATATTTCTGGAATCTGCTGAAAAGATCGGGGTATCGCCCCAAAGGGCTGTTGTCCTGGAGGATGCCGTCTCCGGAGTTCAGGCAGGCCGAAATGGCGGATTTGGCCTGGTCATTGGTGTGGACCGCACCGGACACAGTAAAGACCTAAGAGAAAACGGCGCTCATGTGGCTGTTACGGATTTATCCTCCATCAAAGTGCAGAGTTCTTTATCAGGCACAAAAGAAATTCCCTCAGCACTGGAGAGATTCCAGGAGATAGCAGACAGCTTTAAAAATAAGCAGGTTGCGGTCTTTCTGGATTATGACGGCACCCTTACTCCTATTGTTGATGATCCGGATAAAGCCCTTCTGCCGGATGATACCCAAAGCATACTGATTGAACTGGCTGACATTGTGCCTGTAGCGGTAATAAGCGGACGAGACCGCCCTGACGTACGCAGACTGGTGGGTCTAAACAACATATACTACGCCGGCAGCCACGGCTTTGACATTGCCGGTCCGGACCAGAAGGAAACGCACCCCGAAAGAGTAGAGGAATTTCTGCCTGAACTTGATAAGGCTGAAGAAAAAATCAGGAGTAATATTGCAGACATTGACGGAGCCTGGGTGGAAAGGAAAAAATTTTCCATTGCCGTGCATTACCGGAAAGTGAAGGAAACAGATATTAAACAGGTCAAAAAAGCTGTTGAAAATGTGTCCGGGGATCACCACAAATTGTCAATTTCCGGAGGGAAAAAAATATTTGAATTTAAACCTGAAATCAACTGGCATAAAGGCAAAGCACTGCTCTGGCTGCTGGACAAACTGGACCTGGATAAACACCAGGTCATTGCCTTGTACATCGGAGATGACGTAACCGACGAAGACGCCTTTGATGTTCTCAAAGGCAAAGGCATTGGAGTGGTGGTCATGGAAAAGCCGCGGGACACAAAGGCTGATTACAGGCTGCAAAGTCCTGAAGAAGTCGGAATTTTTCTGGAAAAAATCATCCAAACTCAAAAAGGAAGCCAATGA
- a CDS encoding DUF5752 family protein produces the protein MSPNNSTTDQTFSLKDCALIAIATGRRAFTLTELRNHIRDVGIDCIYHHFWGGLLGVSFEESEFNNDFAIWCRKHLHEPALGEQLSVIDPVEHKNLEDLRLEVLDVIDSRLDESDASLFLRAARPFDFLRSLLVIFDTGKKLIRPEDLPSVLPELTTGSIFYHFIDARCRLDGGLDDFRFWLSGFGEEYSTLCKKLSGIDPFFSSLSQVQEELTYVCKQHLNREEI, from the coding sequence ATGTCACCCAATAATTCCACTACTGATCAAACCTTTTCTCTTAAAGACTGCGCACTTATTGCCATAGCTACAGGCCGCAGAGCCTTCACCCTGACTGAACTTCGCAATCATATCCGCGATGTCGGCATTGACTGCATTTATCACCATTTCTGGGGAGGACTGCTGGGGGTCAGCTTTGAGGAATCAGAATTCAACAATGATTTCGCCATCTGGTGCCGCAAGCACCTTCATGAACCTGCCCTGGGTGAGCAGCTATCCGTCATTGATCCTGTTGAGCATAAAAATCTTGAGGATCTGCGCCTTGAAGTCCTGGATGTCATTGATTCCAGGCTGGATGAAAGCGATGCTTCTCTTTTTTTAAGAGCTGCCAGACCTTTTGACTTTCTGCGTTCCCTGCTGGTTATTTTTGATACCGGAAAAAAATTAATTCGGCCGGAAGATCTGCCTTCGGTTCTGCCTGAGCTTACCACAGGCAGTATTTTTTATCATTTTATTGATGCCCGTTGCAGGCTTGATGGCGGATTAGACGATTTCCGGTTCTGGCTGTCAGGATTTGGAGAAGAATATTCTACATTGTGCAAAAAGCTAAGTGGCATTGATCCATTTTTCTCCAGTTTGAGTCAGGTTCAGGAGGAATTAACATATGTGTGCAAGCAACACCTGAACAGGGAGGAAATATAA
- the treZ gene encoding malto-oligosyltrehalose trehalohydrolase, whose amino-acid sequence MSDLTTRNKINQPPELGVWAPFAHNVELSIDRKSLTMSPDSNGWWKTENIPAHGQDYSFMLDGKGPFPDPRSAWQPQGVNGPSRRLDHQRFKWSDKRWQPGPISSSLIYELHIGTFTHEGTFKAAASRLDHLLELGVTHVELMPVAEFSGEYGWGYDGASLFAPHHAYGHPEELKELIDTCHQRGLAVLLDVVYNHLGPVGNYLPRFGPYFTGHYNTPWGDAVNFDGPHSHEVRRYFIDNALMWLRDYHFDGLRIDAVHAIFDTSAIHFLEQLSTEVKELESQLGRHLILIAESDLNDPRIIRSRETGGYGLDAQWNEDFHHALHALLTGEKQGYYADFGSIDHLSRVVSRNFSCDGCYSVFRKKIHGRPAADLSGHKFIGCLQNHDQVGNRAAGERTSHLLTTDQLKIGAALVFTSPFIPMLFQGEEWGASTPFLYFTSHNDPELAEAVRQGRRREFSSFDWPQEDIPDPQDPDTFKASKLNWDERNLDPHRQILDWYKKIIGLRRLLPDLSNGRSHEVKVEFDEEQSLLIVIRGTVIMAYNLASREQTLLLPEISRKGKILLASHEKLFLEGRKIQMPAHSVAFLI is encoded by the coding sequence ATGTCTGACTTAACTACACGCAACAAAATAAACCAGCCCCCTGAATTGGGTGTCTGGGCACCTTTTGCTCATAATGTGGAACTGAGCATTGACCGTAAAAGCCTTACCATGTCACCAGACAGCAATGGCTGGTGGAAAACGGAAAACATACCAGCCCATGGACAGGACTATTCTTTCATGCTGGACGGCAAGGGACCGTTTCCTGATCCGCGCTCAGCGTGGCAGCCTCAAGGTGTGAACGGTCCCTCACGCAGGCTTGATCATCAACGCTTTAAATGGAGCGACAAAAGATGGCAGCCAGGTCCCATATCTTCTTCACTTATCTATGAGCTGCACATCGGTACTTTTACACATGAGGGAACCTTCAAGGCTGCTGCCAGCCGCCTGGATCATCTTCTTGAACTTGGAGTGACTCATGTTGAACTTATGCCGGTTGCTGAATTTTCCGGTGAATACGGCTGGGGATATGACGGAGCAAGTCTGTTTGCGCCCCATCACGCATATGGCCATCCTGAAGAACTCAAGGAACTAATCGATACCTGCCACCAACGTGGACTGGCTGTACTTCTGGATGTTGTCTACAACCATCTTGGCCCGGTGGGCAATTATCTGCCTCGTTTCGGACCTTACTTTACCGGACACTACAATACTCCATGGGGTGATGCGGTCAATTTTGACGGCCCTCACAGTCATGAAGTCAGACGTTATTTCATAGACAACGCCCTGATGTGGCTGCGCGACTACCATTTTGACGGTCTGCGCATAGACGCTGTCCACGCAATCTTCGACACATCAGCCATTCATTTCCTGGAACAGCTGTCCACCGAGGTTAAAGAGCTGGAGTCCCAGCTGGGAAGACATCTAATTCTTATCGCGGAAAGCGATCTCAATGACCCACGCATTATCCGTTCTCGGGAAACAGGAGGTTACGGTCTTGACGCTCAGTGGAACGAGGATTTTCATCACGCTCTTCACGCTTTGCTGACCGGTGAAAAGCAGGGATATTATGCTGATTTTGGCAGCATTGATCATTTGTCCAGAGTAGTGAGCCGAAATTTTTCCTGTGATGGCTGTTATTCGGTTTTTCGCAAAAAGATTCATGGCCGGCCGGCTGCTGATCTTTCAGGACACAAGTTTATTGGGTGCCTGCAGAATCATGATCAGGTGGGCAACCGGGCCGCGGGTGAAAGAACCAGCCACCTGCTTACAACTGATCAACTAAAAATCGGAGCAGCCCTTGTGTTTACATCGCCTTTTATTCCCATGCTTTTCCAGGGTGAAGAATGGGGGGCATCAACACCTTTTCTGTATTTCACTTCACACAATGACCCGGAACTGGCTGAAGCGGTCCGGCAGGGAAGGCGCAGGGAGTTTTCCTCGTTTGACTGGCCACAGGAAGACATTCCCGACCCTCAGGATCCGGATACATTCAAAGCTTCCAAACTAAACTGGGATGAAAGAAATCTTGATCCCCACAGGCAAATCCTTGACTGGTATAAAAAAATCATTGGCCTGCGCAGACTGCTTCCTGATCTAAGCAACGGACGCAGTCACGAGGTCAAAGTGGAATTTGATGAAGAGCAAAGCCTGCTTATTGTTATAAGAGGCACAGTTATTATGGCTTATAATCTGGCATCCCGGGAACAGACTCTGCTGCTGCCTGAAATATCCCGGAAAGGAAAAATCCTTCTGGCATCCCATGAAAAACTGTTTCTTGAAGGCCGGAAAATTCAAATGCCCGCTCATTCTGTAGCTTTTTTAATCTGA
- a CDS encoding glycosyltransferase: MSQLLEAYTEVAGRDAISQLRQLADHLKDKKVVHVNSTRVGGGVAEILEKLVPLSNELGLDTCWEVISGTEEFYQCTKAMHNALQGFSGPIAKHLLDAYEQTNRGNAEKMRDQLEQADFVFIHDPQPAPLLNLCPGRRGSWIWRCHIDASRPYRPVWRYLRNHVNNFDASIFSLPDFSQDLPHAQYIIPPSIDPLSDKNIDLPEEEIFSVREKFGIDSQRPMILQVSRFDRFKDPVGVIEAYRLARKFNPDLQLVLAGGSATDDPEGEAMLQEVRAAAGEDPDLKVLLLPPDAHRTINALQRAADIIIQKSTKEGFGLTVTEGLWKGKPVIGGDTGGIRLQVVNYHTGFLVHTPQGAALRIRYLLQRTDRRMEMGYKSQQFVREKFLLTRQLREYLTLMVGMLHKADYRIELAS; the protein is encoded by the coding sequence ATGAGCCAACTACTTGAAGCATACACCGAAGTAGCCGGAAGAGATGCCATTTCTCAGCTGCGGCAACTGGCGGATCACCTGAAAGATAAAAAGGTTGTACATGTAAATTCCACCCGTGTAGGAGGAGGAGTAGCGGAAATTTTAGAGAAACTGGTTCCCTTAAGCAATGAGCTTGGCCTTGACACCTGCTGGGAAGTAATCAGCGGAACTGAGGAATTCTATCAATGCACCAAGGCCATGCATAATGCTCTGCAGGGGTTTTCCGGGCCCATTGCAAAGCACCTGCTTGATGCTTATGAGCAAACCAACCGTGGTAATGCTGAAAAAATGAGAGATCAGCTGGAACAGGCTGATTTTGTCTTTATCCATGATCCACAGCCTGCTCCCCTTCTCAATTTATGCCCGGGACGCCGGGGAAGCTGGATCTGGCGATGTCATATAGATGCCAGCCGTCCTTACCGTCCGGTATGGAGATACCTGCGCAATCATGTAAATAATTTTGATGCAAGCATATTCTCTCTTCCGGATTTTTCACAGGACCTTCCTCATGCCCAGTATATAATCCCTCCAAGCATTGATCCCCTGAGCGATAAAAATATTGACCTGCCTGAGGAAGAGATATTCTCAGTTCGGGAAAAGTTCGGCATTGATTCTCAAAGGCCCATGATTCTGCAGGTTTCAAGGTTTGACCGGTTTAAGGATCCTGTTGGAGTCATCGAGGCCTACCGTCTGGCCAGGAAATTCAATCCTGACCTTCAGCTGGTGCTGGCCGGGGGGTCAGCTACAGATGATCCCGAGGGTGAGGCAATGCTTCAGGAAGTAAGAGCTGCCGCAGGTGAGGACCCTGATTTAAAGGTTCTGCTTCTTCCTCCTGACGCTCACAGGACTATCAACGCCCTGCAGAGAGCTGCCGACATAATCATTCAAAAATCAACCAAAGAAGGTTTCGGTCTGACCGTTACTGAAGGACTGTGGAAAGGCAAACCAGTCATTGGAGGTGATACAGGCGGAATTCGTCTGCAGGTGGTCAACTACCATACCGGATTTCTGGTCCATACTCCCCAGGGCGCGGCCCTGCGCATCAGGTACCTGCTGCAGCGCACGGACCGAAGAATGGAGATGGGCTACAAATCCCAACAGTTTGTGCGGGAAAAATTCCTTCTCACGCGGCAGTTGCGGGAATATCTTACTTTGATGGTGGGAATGCTGCACAAGGCCGACTATCGCATTGAACTCGCATCGTAA
- the treY gene encoding malto-oligosyltrehalose synthase — MPHKPAATYRLQMRPDFGFKAATEILPYLADLGISHVYTSPYLQAAKGSTHGYDVVDPTRVNPELGGKKEHNVFCRTLKKHSLAHILDLVPNHMAIMGSQNPWWWDVLENGPSSPYAFFFDVDWESSEDRWPNKILLPILGDHYGRILERNELRLNHQGSTFTLHYFEHIFPVDPSSLGDLLASAARTSGSDMLAFIADCCRRLPRPTVTSRPGVKRRHRDKDIIRQLLSDLCGKSRLLNAIAAEVEKINQDVDLLDLLIEQQNYRLAFWRTAGRDLGYRRFFDINELAALRVENQEVFMTTHALPLKWVQEDKVQGLRVDHPDGLRDPAGYFKRLRKHCPDAWILVEKILESHERLPQDWPVQGTTGYDFLNLAGGIFIDPKGMQGLAALYSEITSIKDDFTSLVQACKHQVISHSLGSELNRLSALFVAICERHRRHRDYTREDLHQVLMQVAAAFPVYRSYVRSEQERQSKEDMVPAVSEYDRYYIRQAVMDAQGQDPGIDQELLNFLEKILVLEIPGKLEGELAMRFQQFTSPAMAKGVEDTAFYRYNPLICLNEVGGDPDRYGVSVDELHKYGEYIQARYPLTLLAGTTHDTKRSEDVRARLALLSEIPGQWAQVVKSWFKKNEKLRISNLPDANTEYFIYQTLIGAWPVSADRLHTYLEKAMREAKLYTSWTRQDQDYEQAVQDFAQALLKDKDFHSSLEDFLVPLIPAGRINSLAQTLLRLTFPGVPDIYQGSELWEMSLVDPDNRRPVDFTQRRTLLKELPELNIQEIMERMEEGLPKMWLMRQALHFRRNHPHLFGSDSTYMPLHAKGEMAGHVMSFCRGNKAITIIPRLVMKLQDNWGDTTLELPPGEWNNLLAGEHFSGGTQELARLLGKFPVALLVKDEH; from the coding sequence ATGCCTCATAAACCAGCTGCAACATACAGGCTGCAGATGCGTCCGGACTTCGGATTCAAGGCGGCAACTGAAATTCTGCCATACCTGGCGGATCTGGGAATAAGCCATGTCTATACATCCCCTTACCTTCAGGCTGCAAAGGGCAGCACCCACGGTTATGACGTTGTAGATCCTACCAGAGTCAACCCGGAACTTGGCGGAAAAAAAGAACATAACGTTTTTTGCAGAACTTTGAAAAAACATAGCCTCGCCCATATTCTGGATCTGGTTCCCAACCATATGGCAATTATGGGCAGCCAGAATCCATGGTGGTGGGATGTTCTGGAAAATGGGCCGTCCAGCCCTTATGCTTTTTTTTTCGACGTGGACTGGGAGTCCTCAGAAGACCGCTGGCCCAACAAAATACTTTTGCCCATACTGGGCGACCATTATGGCCGCATTCTGGAAAGAAATGAGTTGCGGCTCAATCACCAGGGCAGCACGTTCACCCTGCATTATTTTGAGCATATCTTTCCTGTGGATCCTTCCAGTCTTGGAGATTTACTTGCCAGCGCAGCCAGAACATCCGGCTCAGATATGCTGGCCTTTATTGCTGATTGCTGCAGGCGACTTCCAAGACCTACAGTCACCAGCCGTCCTGGAGTCAAACGCCGGCACCGGGACAAGGACATAATCCGGCAACTTCTGTCTGACCTTTGCGGCAAAAGCAGGCTGCTGAACGCCATAGCTGCTGAAGTAGAAAAAATTAATCAGGACGTAGATCTTCTGGACTTACTCATAGAACAGCAGAATTACCGCCTGGCCTTCTGGCGCACTGCCGGACGGGATCTTGGTTACCGCCGTTTTTTTGATATCAACGAACTGGCAGCCCTGCGGGTTGAAAACCAGGAAGTTTTTATGACTACCCATGCCTTGCCACTGAAGTGGGTTCAGGAAGATAAAGTTCAAGGTCTAAGGGTGGATCATCCTGATGGTTTGCGAGATCCTGCCGGATATTTCAAGCGCCTTCGAAAACATTGCCCGGATGCGTGGATTCTGGTTGAAAAAATCCTTGAGTCCCATGAAAGACTGCCCCAGGACTGGCCTGTTCAGGGAACAACAGGATATGATTTTCTAAACCTGGCCGGAGGAATTTTTATTGATCCTAAGGGCATGCAGGGCCTGGCCGCTCTGTACTCTGAAATCACCAGCATAAAAGATGACTTCACGAGTCTGGTTCAAGCCTGCAAGCATCAGGTCATCAGCCACTCCCTGGGCAGCGAGCTAAACAGACTGAGCGCTCTTTTTGTGGCCATATGTGAAAGACATCGCAGGCATAGAGATTATACCCGTGAAGATTTGCATCAGGTTCTTATGCAGGTGGCCGCTGCTTTTCCGGTTTATAGAAGTTATGTCAGATCTGAGCAGGAAAGACAGTCCAAAGAAGACATGGTTCCGGCTGTCTCTGAATACGACAGGTATTATATCAGGCAGGCAGTAATGGATGCACAGGGGCAGGATCCGGGGATTGATCAGGAACTTCTGAATTTTCTGGAAAAAATCCTTGTTTTGGAAATACCGGGAAAACTTGAAGGAGAGCTTGCCATGCGCTTTCAGCAATTCACCAGTCCGGCCATGGCCAAGGGAGTCGAAGACACTGCTTTCTACCGTTACAATCCATTGATATGTCTCAATGAAGTGGGAGGTGATCCTGACAGATATGGGGTATCTGTGGATGAACTTCACAAATACGGTGAATATATTCAGGCCAGATACCCTTTGACCTTGCTTGCCGGAACCACTCACGACACCAAGCGCAGCGAAGATGTCCGGGCCAGGCTGGCACTTCTTTCTGAAATTCCTGGACAGTGGGCCCAGGTGGTAAAAAGCTGGTTCAAAAAAAATGAAAAACTGCGGATTAGCAACTTGCCTGATGCAAATACAGAATACTTTATTTATCAGACTCTAATTGGAGCATGGCCTGTCAGCGCTGACCGGCTGCATACTTATCTGGAAAAAGCCATGCGCGAAGCCAAGCTTTACACATCCTGGACCAGACAGGATCAGGATTATGAACAGGCAGTTCAGGATTTTGCCCAAGCCCTGCTCAAAGACAAGGACTTCCACTCCAGCCTGGAGGACTTTCTGGTACCGCTGATTCCGGCAGGGCGGATAAACAGCCTTGCCCAGACTCTGCTGCGCCTTACTTTTCCGGGAGTACCTGACATCTATCAGGGCAGTGAACTATGGGAAATGAGCCTGGTTGACCCGGACAACAGAAGACCTGTTGACTTTACACAACGTCGCACCCTTCTAAAAGAACTGCCTGAACTGAATATACAAGAGATTATGGAACGAATGGAAGAAGGGCTTCCTAAAATGTGGCTCATGCGCCAGGCTCTTCATTTTCGCCGTAACCATCCTCACCTGTTCGGCTCAGACAGCACTTACATGCCATTGCACGCCAAAGGGGAAATGGCAGGTCATGTAATGTCCTTTTGTCGCGGCAACAAGGCCATAACCATCATCCCCAGACTGGTAATGAAACTTCAAGACAACTGGGGCGACACTACTCTGGAACTGCCCCCTGGAGAGTGGAACAATCTTCTTGCCGGAGAACACTTTTCCGGGGGTACACAGGAGCTGGCCAGGCTGCTGGGAAAATTTCCAGTGGCTCTTCTGGTAAAGGATGAACATTAA